The Parabacteroides sp. AD58 genome includes a window with the following:
- a CDS encoding TraL conjugative transposon family protein yields MRKMYVKIKDFIGGRLRGLCDRLTPRQRAIAVIVMASLFALVNFYMIFRAVYDIGREDARQDVIRITPLEVPDFVPADTLSDVKIREMEEFFN; encoded by the coding sequence ATGAGAAAGATGTATGTAAAAATCAAGGATTTTATCGGGGGCAGGCTGCGCGGCCTTTGTGACAGGCTCACACCCCGTCAGAGGGCAATCGCCGTCATCGTGATGGCTTCCCTTTTCGCGCTGGTCAATTTCTACATGATTTTCCGGGCGGTTTATGACATCGGGCGGGAGGACGCCCGGCAGGACGTCATCAGGATTACTCCGCTTGAGGTTCCCGACTTTGTGCCGGCGGATACCCTTTCCGATGTGAAAATCCGTGAGATGGAAGAGTTTTTTAACTAG
- the traK gene encoding conjugative transposon protein TraK, with translation MEFKSLNNIETSFRHLRLFGIVYLGVCTLLVGYSVWKAYSFAEAQRQKIYVLDEGKSLMLALSQDLEQNRPVEAREHVRRFHELFFTLAPDKSAIEGNVQRAMFLSDRSAYSHYGDLAEQGYYNRIISGNVSQRIEIDSVKCDFNTYPYDVMTYARLFIIREKSVTERSLVTHGRLRNSTRSDNNPHGFILEGFRVLENRDIRMYDR, from the coding sequence ATGGAATTCAAATCACTGAACAATATCGAGACCAGCTTCCGGCATCTGCGCCTGTTCGGAATCGTCTATCTGGGCGTCTGCACCCTGCTTGTGGGCTATTCCGTGTGGAAGGCGTACAGCTTTGCCGAAGCCCAGCGCCAGAAAATCTATGTGCTGGACGAAGGAAAGTCGCTCATGCTCGCCCTCTCGCAGGACCTGGAGCAGAACCGCCCCGTAGAGGCAAGGGAGCATGTCAGACGCTTCCACGAGCTGTTCTTCACGCTGGCACCCGACAAGAGTGCCATCGAGGGGAACGTGCAGCGTGCCATGTTCCTGAGCGACCGTTCCGCCTATTCCCATTATGGTGATCTGGCCGAACAGGGTTACTACAATAGAATCATTTCGGGCAATGTCAGCCAGCGTATCGAGATAGACAGCGTGAAGTGCGACTTCAACACCTATCCGTATGATGTCATGACATACGCACGTCTTTTCATCATCCGTGAGAAGAGCGTGACGGAACGCAGCCTTGTCACGCATGGCAGGCTGCGGAACTCCACCCGCAGTGACAACAATCCGCACGGGTTCATCCTGGAAGGGTTCCGCGTGCTGGAGAACAGGGATATCAGAATGTATGACAGATAA